In a genomic window of Primulina huaijiensis isolate GDHJ02 chromosome 10, ASM1229523v2, whole genome shotgun sequence:
- the LOC140986205 gene encoding bZIP transcription factor 29-like isoform X1 gives MSGNEEVNSDTMRRLQSSFRTSPSSLPKQQNPFLMNQQQDVPLLSMPQVHGQIRQLSPHLGVENSSKRAGIPPSYPQIPPISPYSQIPVNRSGNQQIGMQNFSNSPGPSHTRSLSQPSFFALDSLPPLSPSPYRESPSNLVSEQASADVSMEDKDGGGNLHSLLPPSAFMRGNSLRLGEGPPLRKAHRRSNSDIPFGFSTIMQSSPPLIPLRSPGALDSSVSRPLPLVKRESSWEKRGENSAEGTGERKSEGEVVDDLFSAYMNLDNIDAFNSSGTDEKLGSENRDDLDGRASGSKTNGGDNSDNEATSSVNDCANIMTRPGVSHKREGVKRNAGGDIAPTTRHYRSVSMDSFMDNIDFADESTKIPPSLGTHHGQLSPTNSLDANSNSFSLEFGNGEFSGAELKKIMANEKLAEIALNDPKRAKRILANRQSAARSKERKTRYIAELEHKVQTLQTEATTLSAQLTLLQRDSAGLTNQNNELKFRLQAMEQQAQLRDALNEALTAEVQRLKIATSELSDDATKFQQLSINPQMFQLRQQPTQLNVHQLQQQQQPTQLNVHQLQQQQQQMNGSSSSKINESKQ, from the exons ATGAGTGGCAACGAGGAAGTCAACAGTGATACTATGAGAAGACTTCAATCATCGTTCAGAACATCACCGTCTTCACTTCCGAAACAACAGAATCCCTTTTTAATGAATCAACAACAAGATGTACCTCTGTTAAGCATGCCACAAGTTCATGGTCAAATTCGACAATTATCCCCACATTTAGGAGTCGAAAATAGTAGTAAAAGGGCTGGCATCCCACCCTCTTATCCCCAAATTCCACCTATCTCACCTTATTCGCAGATCCCGGTGAACCGCTCTGGAAATCAACAAATCGGTATGCAAAACTTTAGTAATAGCCCGGGGCCATCACATACTAGGTCTTTGTCTCAACCCTCGTTCTTTGCACTCGATTCCTTGCCACCTTTAAGCCCTTCACCTTATCGGGAATCTCCTTCGAATCTGGTTTCTGAGCAAGCATCGGCTGATGTGTCTATGGAGGACAAGGATGGTGGTGGGAATCTGCATTCGTTGCTGCCTCCCTCTGCTTTTATGAGGGGTAACTCATTGAGGCTTGGGGAAGGTCCTCCCCTTCGTAAGGCTCATAGACGTTCCAATAGTGATATCCCTTTTGGATTTTCGACTATAATGCAGTCTTCTCCTCCACTAATTCCACTGAGGAGTCCTGGTGCTTTGGATAGCTCAGTTTCTCGGCCTTTGCCGTTGGTTAAAAGAGAGTCGAGCTGGGAGAAACGAGGTGAGAACAGTGCAGAAGGGACAGGGGAGAGAAAGTCGGAAGGGGAAGTTGTTGATGATTTGTTCTCTGCTTATATGAATTTAGACAATATCGACGCATTCAATTCTTCAGGTACCGATGAGAAACTCGGAAGTGAGAATCGGGATGATTTGGATGGTCGAGCTAGTGGTAGCAAGACAAACGGAGGTGACAACAGTGATAATGAAGCTACCAGTAGTGTTAATGATTGTGCAAACATCATGACAAGACCCGGAGTGTCTCATAAAAGGGAGGGGGTCAAAAGAAATGCTGGGGGAGATATTGCTCCAACCACTCGACACTATAGGAGCGTCTCAATGGATAGTTTTATGGATAATATTGACTTTGCTGATGAATCAACCAAAATTCCCCCATCTCTTGGGACACATCATGGTCAGCTCTCGCCTACTAATTCTCTGGATgcaaattcaaattcatttaGCTTGGAGTTCGGCAATGGTGAGTTTAGTGGTGCTGAATTGAAAAAGATAATGGCGAACGAGAAACTAGCTGAAATTGCATTAAATGATCCAAAACGGGCCAAAAG GATCTTAGCTAACCGCCAATCTGCTGCTCGGTCAAAAGAACGGAAGACAAGATATATTGCAGAGTTGGAACACAAGGTCCAAACATTACAGACAGAAGCAACCACATTGTCGGCGCAACTTACTCTACTTCAG CGGGATTCTGCTGGTCTGACCAACCAGAACAATGAGCTGAAGTTTCGGCTGCAGGCCATGGAACAACAGGCCCAACTCCGAGATG CACTAAACGAAGCACTGACAGCTGAAGTGCAACGTCTGAAAATCGCCACTTCCGAACTTAGTGATGACGCCACCAAATTTCAGCAGCTTTCCATCAATCCCCAGATGTTCCAGTTACGCCAGCAGCCAACCCAATTAAACGTGCATCagttgcagcagcagcagcagccaaCCCAATTAAATGTGCATCagttgcagcagcagcagcagcaaatGAATGGCAGTAGTTCATCTAAGATAAATGAATCGAAGCAGTAG
- the LOC140986205 gene encoding bZIP transcription factor 29-like isoform X2 yields MSGNEEVNSDTMRRLQSSFRTSPSSLPKQQNPFLMNQQQDVPLLSMPQVHGQIRQLSPHLGVENSSKRAGIPPSYPQIPPISPYSQIPVNRSGNQQIGMQNFSNSPGPSHTRSLSQPSFFALDSLPPLSPSPYRESPSNLVSEQASADVSMEDKDGGGNLHSLLPPSAFMRGNSLRLGEGPPLRKAHRRSNSDIPFGFSTIMQSSPPLIPLRSPGALDSSVSRPLPLVKRESSWEKRGENSAEGTGERKSEGEVVDDLFSAYMNLDNIDAFNSSGTDEKLGSENRDDLDGRASGSKTNGGDNSDNEATSSVNDCANIMTRPGVSHKREGVKRNAGGDIAPTTRHYRSVSMDSFMDNIDFADESTKIPPSLGTHHGQLSPTNSLDANSNSFSLEFGNGEFSGAELKKIMANEKLAEIALNDPKRAKRILANRQSAARSKERKTRYIAELEHKVQTLQTEATTLSAQLTLLQRDSAGLTNQNNELKFRLQAMEQQAQLRDALNEALTAEVQRLKIATSELSDDATKFQQLSINPQMFQLRQQPTQLNVHQLQQQQQMNGSSSSKINESKQ; encoded by the exons ATGAGTGGCAACGAGGAAGTCAACAGTGATACTATGAGAAGACTTCAATCATCGTTCAGAACATCACCGTCTTCACTTCCGAAACAACAGAATCCCTTTTTAATGAATCAACAACAAGATGTACCTCTGTTAAGCATGCCACAAGTTCATGGTCAAATTCGACAATTATCCCCACATTTAGGAGTCGAAAATAGTAGTAAAAGGGCTGGCATCCCACCCTCTTATCCCCAAATTCCACCTATCTCACCTTATTCGCAGATCCCGGTGAACCGCTCTGGAAATCAACAAATCGGTATGCAAAACTTTAGTAATAGCCCGGGGCCATCACATACTAGGTCTTTGTCTCAACCCTCGTTCTTTGCACTCGATTCCTTGCCACCTTTAAGCCCTTCACCTTATCGGGAATCTCCTTCGAATCTGGTTTCTGAGCAAGCATCGGCTGATGTGTCTATGGAGGACAAGGATGGTGGTGGGAATCTGCATTCGTTGCTGCCTCCCTCTGCTTTTATGAGGGGTAACTCATTGAGGCTTGGGGAAGGTCCTCCCCTTCGTAAGGCTCATAGACGTTCCAATAGTGATATCCCTTTTGGATTTTCGACTATAATGCAGTCTTCTCCTCCACTAATTCCACTGAGGAGTCCTGGTGCTTTGGATAGCTCAGTTTCTCGGCCTTTGCCGTTGGTTAAAAGAGAGTCGAGCTGGGAGAAACGAGGTGAGAACAGTGCAGAAGGGACAGGGGAGAGAAAGTCGGAAGGGGAAGTTGTTGATGATTTGTTCTCTGCTTATATGAATTTAGACAATATCGACGCATTCAATTCTTCAGGTACCGATGAGAAACTCGGAAGTGAGAATCGGGATGATTTGGATGGTCGAGCTAGTGGTAGCAAGACAAACGGAGGTGACAACAGTGATAATGAAGCTACCAGTAGTGTTAATGATTGTGCAAACATCATGACAAGACCCGGAGTGTCTCATAAAAGGGAGGGGGTCAAAAGAAATGCTGGGGGAGATATTGCTCCAACCACTCGACACTATAGGAGCGTCTCAATGGATAGTTTTATGGATAATATTGACTTTGCTGATGAATCAACCAAAATTCCCCCATCTCTTGGGACACATCATGGTCAGCTCTCGCCTACTAATTCTCTGGATgcaaattcaaattcatttaGCTTGGAGTTCGGCAATGGTGAGTTTAGTGGTGCTGAATTGAAAAAGATAATGGCGAACGAGAAACTAGCTGAAATTGCATTAAATGATCCAAAACGGGCCAAAAG GATCTTAGCTAACCGCCAATCTGCTGCTCGGTCAAAAGAACGGAAGACAAGATATATTGCAGAGTTGGAACACAAGGTCCAAACATTACAGACAGAAGCAACCACATTGTCGGCGCAACTTACTCTACTTCAG CGGGATTCTGCTGGTCTGACCAACCAGAACAATGAGCTGAAGTTTCGGCTGCAGGCCATGGAACAACAGGCCCAACTCCGAGATG CACTAAACGAAGCACTGACAGCTGAAGTGCAACGTCTGAAAATCGCCACTTCCGAACTTAGTGATGACGCCACCAAATTTCAGCAGCTTTCCATCAATCCCCAGATGTTCCAGTTACGCCAGCAGCCAACCCAATTAAACGTGCATCagtt gcagcagcagcagcaaatGAATGGCAGTAGTTCATCTAAGATAAATGAATCGAAGCAGTAG
- the LOC140986601 gene encoding uncharacterized protein: MPPPPPGVYSGTSTLALVARVSAFSFGLVYGNMKLKFLRANAKSHKKAEAKEHH, translated from the exons ATGCCGCCGCCGCCTCCTGGAGTGTACTccggcactagcacactcgctTTG GTGGCTCGGGTATCAGCATTCTCATTCGGGCTCGTTTACGGGAACATGAAGCTCAAATTTCTTAGG GCGAATGCCAAATCTCACAAGAAAGCTGAAGCAAAGGAACATCATTGA